One Streptomyces sp. V4I8 genomic window carries:
- a CDS encoding DNA polymerase IV has translation MRNAPTILHLDMDAFYASVEQASKPSLRGKAVIVGGLGPRGVVATASYEARVFGVHSAMPMAQARRLAPNAAYLVPRFGIYREVSEQVMGLLRELSPLVEPLSLDEAFVDLEAGGAAWDEESARLVGSRLRADIRAVTGLAGSVGLAASKMLAKIASEQAKPNGLVLIEPGTERALLGPMSVRTLPGVGPATGDHLRRAGIHTVDEIAEAGEDELVRLLGKAHGHALYTMALAHDERPVVAEREAKSVSVEDTYDVDIHDRVRVGLEVQRLADRCVRRLRGAGLSGRTIVLKVRRYDFSTLTRSETLRGPTDDPAVVREAAARLLDSVDTTGGVRLLGVGVSGLADYTQEDLFAQVAGESPEHPVEDGEEEREAGFVGEQRVAGPVERRWVAGHDVRHVEYGHGWVQGSGVGRVTVRFETPESGPGRVRTFRVDDPGLEGAEPLPLVGGGPVGPGGSGGSGSGGSGGRRGFGGSGAGGDGGALGAEEAGLAGAGAGDGGVGDMPVAPG, from the coding sequence GTGAGGAACGCGCCTACGATCCTGCATCTCGACATGGATGCCTTCTACGCCTCGGTGGAGCAGGCATCCAAGCCGAGCCTGCGCGGGAAGGCCGTGATCGTGGGCGGGCTCGGGCCGCGGGGAGTCGTCGCCACCGCGTCCTATGAGGCTCGGGTGTTCGGGGTGCATTCGGCGATGCCCATGGCGCAGGCGCGTCGGCTGGCGCCGAATGCCGCGTATCTCGTGCCGCGCTTCGGGATCTACCGCGAGGTCAGTGAGCAGGTGATGGGGCTGCTGCGGGAGCTGTCGCCGCTGGTGGAGCCGTTGAGCCTGGACGAGGCGTTCGTGGATCTGGAGGCGGGCGGGGCGGCCTGGGACGAGGAGTCGGCACGGCTGGTGGGGTCGAGGCTGCGCGCCGACATACGGGCCGTCACCGGGCTCGCGGGGTCGGTCGGCCTGGCCGCGTCCAAGATGCTGGCGAAGATCGCCTCGGAGCAGGCCAAGCCCAATGGGCTGGTGCTGATCGAGCCGGGGACGGAGCGGGCCTTGCTCGGGCCGATGTCGGTGCGGACGTTGCCGGGAGTGGGGCCGGCGACCGGGGACCATCTGCGGCGGGCCGGGATCCACACGGTGGACGAGATCGCCGAGGCGGGTGAGGACGAGCTGGTGCGGCTGCTGGGCAAGGCTCATGGGCATGCCCTGTACACCATGGCGCTGGCACACGACGAGCGGCCCGTGGTGGCGGAGCGGGAGGCCAAGTCGGTGTCGGTCGAGGACACGTATGACGTGGACATCCATGACCGGGTGCGGGTGGGCCTGGAGGTGCAGCGGCTGGCCGACCGGTGTGTGCGGCGGTTGCGGGGGGCCGGGTTGTCGGGGCGGACCATCGTGCTGAAGGTGCGGCGGTACGACTTCTCCACGCTGACTCGGTCCGAGACGCTGCGTGGGCCTACGGATGATCCGGCGGTGGTGCGGGAGGCTGCGGCCCGGCTGCTGGATTCTGTGGACACGACGGGCGGAGTACGGCTGCTGGGGGTCGGGGTGAGTGGACTGGCCGACTACACGCAGGAGGATTTGTTCGCGCAGGTGGCAGGGGAGAGCCCGGAGCATCCTGTGGAGGACGGTGAGGAGGAGCGGGAGGCAGGCTTTGTCGGTGAGCAGAGGGTTGCGGGGCCTGTGGAGCGGCGGTGGGTGGCGGGGCACGATGTGCGCCACGTCGAGTACGGGCATGGGTGGGTGCAGGGGAGTGGGGTCGGGCGGGTGACTGTGCGGTTCGAGACGCCTGAGTCGGGGCCGGGGCGGGTGCGGACGTTTCGGGTTGATGATCCGGGGTTGGAGGGGGCGGAGCCGTTGCCTTTGGTGGGGGGTGGACCTGTGGGGCCTGGAGGTTCTGGAGGTTCTGGGTCTGGGGGGTCTGGGGGCCGTAGGGGGTTCGGTGGATCTGGGGCTGGTGGGGATGGTGGGGCGTTGGGAGCGGAGGAGGCTGGATTGGCGGGGGCGGGGGCGGGTGATGGGGGAGTGGGGGACATGCCGGTGGCGCCTGGGTAG
- a CDS encoding MerR family transcriptional regulator: MRSSGDGTAGGAPGRSLGASGPYPLHGGPLQGSAADHAPQRPTAVPSSGGGAASMETEQIGYRGPTACAAAGITYRQLDYWARTGLVEPSVRPAYGSGTQRLYSFRDVVVLKIVKRFLDTGVSLQNIRTAVQHLRERGFRDLERMTLMSDGATVYECTSPDEVHALLQGGQGIFGIAVGVVWRDVESALSQLHGERIDTGETLVGHNPADELARRRNRAV, encoded by the coding sequence GTGAGAAGCAGCGGCGACGGTACGGCTGGGGGTGCCCCGGGGCGCAGTCTCGGGGCGAGCGGTCCGTACCCGCTTCATGGCGGCCCGCTTCAGGGCAGCGCGGCCGATCACGCTCCGCAGCGACCGACGGCCGTGCCGAGCAGCGGCGGAGGGGCGGCGTCCATGGAGACCGAGCAGATCGGCTACCGGGGTCCGACGGCGTGTGCGGCCGCCGGTATCACCTACCGGCAACTGGACTACTGGGCACGCACCGGCCTCGTCGAGCCCAGCGTGCGACCCGCCTACGGGTCGGGGACACAGCGGCTGTACAGCTTCCGCGACGTCGTCGTCCTGAAGATCGTCAAGCGGTTCCTCGACACCGGTGTCTCGCTCCAGAACATCCGTACCGCCGTCCAGCATCTGCGGGAGCGGGGCTTTCGGGACCTTGAGCGCATGACGCTGATGAGCGACGGTGCGACGGTGTACGAGTGCACCTCGCCGGATGAGGTGCACGCGCTGCTCCAGGGTGGACAGGGCATCTTCGGTATCGCCGTGGGCGTGGTGTGGCGGGACGTCGAGAGTGCCTTGTCGCAGCTGCACGGGGAGCGGATCGACACCGGGGAGACCCTGGTCGGGCACAATCCGGCGGACGAGCTGGCTCGGCGGCGTAACCGGGCGGTCTGA
- a CDS encoding bifunctional nuclease family protein, which produces MNELDVVGVRVEMPSNQPIVLLREVGGDRYLPIWIGPGEATAIAFAQQGMAPARPLTHDLFKDVLEAVGQELTEVRITDLREGVFYAELVFASGVEVSARPSDAIALALRTGTPIYGSDGVLDDAGIAIPDEQEDEVEKFREFLDQISPEDFGTSSQ; this is translated from the coding sequence GTGAACGAGCTCGATGTCGTAGGTGTCCGGGTCGAAATGCCCTCCAACCAACCGATCGTGCTCCTGCGTGAAGTGGGAGGCGACCGCTACCTCCCCATCTGGATCGGGCCGGGGGAGGCGACGGCCATCGCCTTCGCCCAGCAGGGCATGGCCCCCGCGCGACCGCTGACCCACGACCTGTTCAAGGACGTGCTGGAGGCCGTCGGCCAGGAGCTCACCGAAGTACGCATCACGGACCTGCGTGAGGGTGTCTTTTACGCCGAGCTGGTCTTCGCCAGCGGCGTCGAGGTGAGCGCGCGCCCGTCCGATGCCATAGCGCTGGCCCTGCGCACTGGAACGCCGATCTACGGCAGCGACGGCGTGCTCGACGACGCCGGCATCGCGATCCCGGACGAGCAGGAGGACGAGGTGGAGAAGTTCCGCGAGTTCCTCGACCAGATCTCGCCGGAGGACTTCGGTACCAGCAGCCAGTGA
- a CDS encoding MerR family transcriptional regulator: MLKSPSGGAGHGTAATDGRLMSIGAVLNVLRTEFPDITISKIRFLEAEGLVEPQRTPSGYRKFSAQDVERLGHVLRMQRDHYLPLKVIREHLDAMERGEAAPLPTVCRQRDGETVLEPVEPLTPARIGRAALLSAAEIGEQELVEWESYGLITPLPDGAYEAEAVTVASLVAELGRFGIEPRHLRVMKAAADREAGLVDQVVAPLRRHRNPQTRAHAEARAKELAGLTVRLHAALVQTALGVRLP; the protein is encoded by the coding sequence ATGCTGAAATCACCGAGCGGCGGTGCCGGGCACGGCACCGCCGCCACGGACGGTCGGCTGATGAGCATCGGCGCGGTGCTGAACGTGCTGCGTACGGAGTTCCCTGACATCACCATCTCCAAGATCCGCTTCCTGGAGGCAGAGGGTCTTGTCGAGCCGCAGCGGACCCCCTCGGGGTATCGCAAGTTCAGCGCGCAGGACGTCGAGCGGCTCGGCCACGTCCTGCGGATGCAGCGGGACCACTATCTGCCACTCAAGGTGATCCGCGAGCACCTGGACGCCATGGAGCGCGGCGAGGCCGCGCCGCTGCCGACCGTGTGCCGTCAGCGTGATGGAGAAACGGTCCTGGAGCCCGTCGAGCCGCTCACGCCTGCCCGCATCGGGCGGGCCGCGCTGCTTTCCGCCGCCGAGATCGGTGAGCAGGAACTCGTGGAGTGGGAGTCGTACGGCCTGATCACGCCGCTGCCGGACGGGGCGTACGAGGCGGAGGCCGTCACCGTGGCCTCGCTCGTCGCCGAGCTGGGGCGGTTCGGGATCGAGCCAAGGCACCTGCGGGTGATGAAGGCCGCCGCAGACCGTGAGGCGGGGCTCGTGGACCAGGTCGTGGCGCCGTTGAGGCGGCACCGCAACCCACAGACCAGGGCGCACGCCGAGGCGCGCGCGAAGGAGCTGGCGGGCCTGACCGTGAGGCTGCACGCCGCGCTCGTGCAGACCGCTCTCGGGGTGCGGCTGCCCTGA
- a CDS encoding FHA domain-containing protein, which translates to MGGAWWKLSGGDGRCEDVRVVQRVQSGFVLPHGRVCFGQGESPVKLFAKLFGKSAREGSGNATARHRAQGDEEGQRPLFRDQVSGPGGDISGGQGAPSVDPGQSGGIGFGQPSTSSTGGGFSPMSALVCTRCGNRNAENSRFCSNCGAPLRAGAAPERPSETTSTISISGLEAYDAEATGQTAIPALSPEAQAAVDALPLGSALLVVRRGPNSGSRFLLDGELTTAGRHPQSDIFLDDVTVSRRHVEFRRGQDGSFTVADVGSLNGTYVNRERIDQVALNNGDEVQIGKYRLVFYASQGGY; encoded by the coding sequence ATGGGTGGTGCGTGGTGGAAACTGTCTGGTGGAGACGGACGTTGTGAGGATGTCCGGGTCGTTCAGAGAGTGCAGTCAGGGTTCGTCCTGCCCCACGGGCGGGTCTGTTTCGGTCAAGGGGAATCGCCCGTGAAGTTGTTTGCGAAGTTGTTCGGCAAGAGCGCGCGAGAGGGTAGCGGCAACGCGACCGCTCGGCACCGCGCACAGGGGGACGAAGAGGGCCAGCGTCCCCTGTTCCGGGACCAGGTGTCTGGGCCGGGCGGTGACATTTCCGGAGGTCAGGGCGCGCCGTCGGTTGACCCTGGCCAGTCCGGAGGCATAGGTTTCGGGCAACCGTCAACCTCAAGTACGGGTGGAGGGTTTTCCCCGATGTCGGCCCTGGTGTGTACGAGGTGCGGTAACCGCAACGCGGAGAACAGCCGCTTCTGTTCCAACTGTGGCGCGCCGCTGCGGGCCGGTGCGGCGCCCGAGCGCCCGTCCGAGACGACCTCCACGATCTCCATCTCCGGTCTCGAGGCCTACGACGCCGAGGCAACCGGTCAGACGGCGATCCCGGCGTTGTCGCCCGAGGCCCAGGCCGCCGTGGACGCGCTGCCGCTGGGCTCCGCGCTCCTGGTGGTGCGCCGCGGTCCGAACTCGGGCAGCCGCTTCCTCCTGGACGGCGAACTGACCACGGCCGGTCGCCATCCGCAGAGTGACATCTTCCTCGACGACGTCACGGTCTCGCGTCGGCACGTGGAGTTCCGCCGCGGCCAGGACGGTTCGTTCACCGTGGCCGACGTAGGCAGCCTGAACGGCACCTACGTCAATCGCGAGCGGATCGACCAGGTCGCTCTGAACAACGGTGACGAGGTGCAGATCGGCAAGTACCGGCTGGTGTTCTACGCGAGCCAGGGGGGCTACTGA